DNA from Neoarius graeffei isolate fNeoGra1 chromosome 17, fNeoGra1.pri, whole genome shotgun sequence:
gcagctgtgctacagcacccggggagcacttTAGGGTTAGGTGTCtcgctcaagggcgcttcagcccaaggccgccccatgttagcctaaccgcatgtctttggactgtgggggaaaccagagcacccggaggaaacccacgcagacacggggagaacatgcaaactccgcacagaaaggccctcgccggccacggggctcgaaccttcttgctatgaggcgacagtgctaaccactacaccaccaaagtACAAGTTTCTAGAATATTTTATGTTTTAAAGATGGTGCAGCCTACatcaaaggatttttttttttaatgtcaagaAAAGCAGAATATAAACCACACCTAGATGTGTTTCTATACTGAATGACAAATTCCCTGTGGCAGTTAAACAAGAGAATTTAGAAAACATTTTGCACTTGCGTTCTTCAAGAAACTCAGATTATATAAATATGCAAATAGGAAATGCCCCAACTTTGCATGCCCCACCCCCTTTTCTTGGCACCCTGACTTTGCATGACTTGATTATTCTTTGCCGAAAGGATTTCCCCATTGAAGTatctttaagttattccacgaaatcaagtcggacatgagctgatggtcaacgaggcacgtagcgccgagtcagtcggctataagccacgtacgatgtgattgagtagaataacttttattctatccacattcacgacgagattgagtggaataaccggtttattctatccatgttcactggattttgagaaacagaacatttattttttgcaaattcgataaataactttatacaaaacgtccgacaaaatcatttccgcttcgaatgtaaacaaaccggcgaaatgagtcGCAATTTGCGGAAAATGCGATGaattataattcttgaaaaataagatacgttcttaccatcaaatacttttattccatattttgttgcttttttgtattttaagtcgtttttattttgtccttggttagttcagcaacatgcgccgccattttgtttttctctactcgcggtatatgagcggatatcctagtagtagagtagccaatcagagagcacgattgctcatatccagtgaatgtggatagaatgtcaTACTAGCTATTGTCACACCTATTACTATCGTGTTGTATTAATTTCAAAtcttctgtctttctctcagGATGAGTTTGATAAGCTGAGGCACTTCTGCTACTCGCGCACAGATGTCCTGCTCCTCTGCTTCAGTGTGGTTAGTCCTGCTTCCTTCCAGAACGTGGGTGAGAAATGGGTGCCTGAGATCCGGCGGCGGTGTCCACTCACCCCCGTGCTGCTGGTGGGCACACAGTGTGACCTGCGCCAGGATGTCAAGGTGCTGATCGAGCTCGCAAGGCGGCGTGAACGACCCGTACCTGAGCAGGATGCCCGCGCCCTTGCTGACAAGATCGGCGCCGTTACATACGTAGAGTGCTCAGCTCTCACACAGAAAAATCTGAAAGAAGTGTTCGACGCTGCCATCTCCGCCGGCCTGCGCCAGTCTGACAGACGCGCCAGGCGGGAGCGCAAGGTTCTCAGCACAGCTGATAAGATGAAAATGCTTTCCAAGGCCTGGTGGAAGAAATATGTGTGTATCCAATAGCACGAGCGCAGTCTCTTCGACACACAAGGACAAAGTGACAAAGACTCTTGACTCATTCAGTGCCTCAAACAGATGGACCGATCAGGAGCTCtgacaggggtgtgtgtgtgagagagagacaagcaGTGTGTAATCAGCAAGATAGTTTCACTGAAGTGAGAGCTGAAGCATTACATCAGTCTTAGCTATTAAGTCTTTGCTATAAACTGTTTTATTAGTTAGCTATCTCAGCTAC
Protein-coding regions in this window:
- the rhoub gene encoding ras homolog family member Ub isoform X1, with the translated sequence MDYNPLMAPPVPPHNPKCSRPSGSQERLLKCVLLGDGAVGKTSLVVSYTTNGYPTKYVPTAFDNFSAVVQVDGQPLRLQLCDTAGQAWKKKCSTTSFASRRSSSCQDEFDKLRHFCYSRTDVLLLCFSVVSPASFQNVGEKWVPEIRRRCPLTPVLLVGTQCDLRQDVKVLIELARRRERPVPEQDARALADKIGAVTYVECSALTQKNLKEVFDAAISAGLRQSDRRARRERKVLSTADKMKMLSKAWWKKYVCIQ
- the rhoub gene encoding ras homolog family member Ub isoform X3, encoding MDYNPLMAPPVPPHNPKCSRPSGSQERLLKCVLLGDGAVGKTSLVVSYTTNGYPTKYVPTAFDNFSAVVQVDGQPLRLQLCDTAGQDEFDKLRHFCYSRTDVLLLCFSVVSPASFQNVGEKWVPEIRRRCPLTPVLLVGTQCDLRQDVKVLIELARRRERPVPEQDARALADKIGAVTYVECSALTQKNLKEVFDAAISAGLRQSDRRARRERKVLSTADKMKMLSKAWWKKYVCIQ
- the rhoub gene encoding ras homolog family member Ub isoform X4 encodes the protein MDYNPLMAPPVPPHNPKCSRPSGSQERLLKCVLLGDGAVGKTSLVVSYTTNGYPTKYVPTAFDNFSVVQVDGQPLRLQLCDTAGQDEFDKLRHFCYSRTDVLLLCFSVVSPASFQNVGEKWVPEIRRRCPLTPVLLVGTQCDLRQDVKVLIELARRRERPVPEQDARALADKIGAVTYVECSALTQKNLKEVFDAAISAGLRQSDRRARRERKVLSTADKMKMLSKAWWKKYVCIQ
- the rhoub gene encoding ras homolog family member Ub isoform X2, giving the protein MDYNPLMAPPVPPHNPKCSRPSGSQERLLKCVLLGDGAVGKTSLVVSYTTNGYPTKYVPTAFDNFSVVQVDGQPLRLQLCDTAGQAWKKKCSTTSFASRRSSSCQDEFDKLRHFCYSRTDVLLLCFSVVSPASFQNVGEKWVPEIRRRCPLTPVLLVGTQCDLRQDVKVLIELARRRERPVPEQDARALADKIGAVTYVECSALTQKNLKEVFDAAISAGLRQSDRRARRERKVLSTADKMKMLSKAWWKKYVCIQ